In the genome of Cryptomeria japonica chromosome 8, Sugi_1.0, whole genome shotgun sequence, one region contains:
- the LOC131857611 gene encoding uncharacterized mitochondrial protein AtMg00810-like codes for MISKGFSRRSNEPTLYTNINKEGQILIVCLYVDDLIFTGNLSVDTFKSAMMKEFEMADLGLMRYFQGIEVVQSNKGLCICQSKYAKDVLRKFNMLNSKLAPTRVATGTKLSREDKGSNVNPTLFLTATRSDIMYGVSLISRFMESPKDSHWEVGKRILRYVAGNKGYGIF; via the coding sequence ATGATTAGCAAAGGTTTCAGCAGAAGAAGTAATGAGCCCACTCTATACACAAATATTAACAAAGAAGGTCAGATTTTGATTGTGTgcttatatgtagatgatttgattttcACTGGAAATTTGTCTGTAGACACTTTTAAATCAGCAATGATGAAGGAATTTGAAATGGCAGATTTGGGGTTGATGAGATATTTCCAAGGTATTGAAGTTGTTCAATCTAATAAAGGACTTTGtatttgtcaatctaagtatgcCAAGGATGTATTGAGGAAGTTTAATATGTTGAATTCTAAATTAGCACCAACCCGAGTTGCAACAGGAACAAAATTAAGCAGAGAGGACAAGGGGTCAAATGTTAATCCAACTTTGTTTCTCACAGCTACAAGGTCAGATATCATGTATGGTGTTAGTTTAATCTCAAGATTCATGGagtcaccaaaagactcacattGGGAAGTTGGAAAGAGGATATTGAGATATGTTGCAGGAAACAAGGGATATGGAATTTTCTAA